A single region of the Psychrobacter alimentarius genome encodes:
- the potA gene encoding spermidine/putrescine ABC transporter ATP-binding protein PotA yields MTNSSLNPHKATARADESPVLLQLTGLKKIYDQTEVLTDINLDIRHGEFLTLLGPSGCGKTTLLRLIAGFEQPNAGAIYLDGAQMAGLPADKRPVNTVFQQYALFPHMTVAQNVAYGLKLKKVPKDEIQTRVREMLAMVQLEHLANRKPQDLSGGQQQRVAIARAVINRPKLLLLDEPLSALDHKLRLQMQSELKRLQRELGITFVFVTHDQEEALSMSDRIAVMKDGKFQQIGTPIEIYETPSNLFTAKFIGETNLFKAEVKGVYPDQPDRDGKVTNGRIEVEVCEAQAQEGPTTLRNLRLPDFANGVQVGDIVNLLLRPEDLRIYDPKDLTHTGLLGHVIESNYKGSTLDSIIELANGHVIKASEFFDEDDPSFDYKLNEPVKVSWVDGWEWVLPDDPNAEQIGDGQNSTVQKDGS; encoded by the coding sequence ATGACCAATTCATCTTTGAACCCACACAAAGCCACTGCGCGCGCAGACGAAAGTCCTGTGCTATTGCAACTAACTGGTCTCAAAAAAATCTATGACCAAACTGAGGTCTTGACCGATATCAACCTTGATATTAGGCATGGTGAATTTTTGACCTTGCTTGGTCCATCAGGCTGCGGGAAAACCACCTTGCTCCGCTTGATTGCAGGGTTTGAGCAACCAAATGCTGGAGCGATATATTTGGATGGTGCGCAGATGGCAGGGTTGCCAGCGGATAAACGACCCGTTAATACGGTGTTTCAACAGTATGCTCTGTTTCCACATATGACCGTCGCTCAAAACGTGGCCTATGGTCTTAAGCTCAAAAAAGTACCCAAAGATGAGATTCAAACTCGCGTACGTGAGATGCTGGCCATGGTGCAGCTAGAGCACTTGGCCAATCGTAAGCCACAAGATTTATCAGGTGGTCAGCAACAACGAGTTGCCATTGCACGTGCCGTCATCAATCGCCCCAAACTTTTATTGTTAGATGAGCCTTTGTCCGCACTCGATCATAAGCTACGCCTACAAATGCAATCAGAGCTAAAGCGTTTGCAACGCGAGCTTGGCATTACTTTTGTTTTTGTGACTCATGACCAAGAAGAAGCGCTTTCTATGTCAGATCGCATTGCTGTGATGAAAGACGGTAAGTTTCAACAAATTGGCACACCAATTGAGATTTATGAAACACCGTCCAATTTATTTACTGCCAAATTCATTGGTGAGACCAATCTCTTTAAAGCAGAGGTCAAAGGCGTGTATCCAGACCAGCCTGACCGTGATGGTAAAGTGACCAATGGACGTATCGAGGTCGAGGTCTGCGAGGCACAAGCGCAAGAAGGTCCAACCACCTTACGCAACTTACGTCTTCCTGATTTTGCGAATGGGGTGCAAGTGGGCGATATCGTGAACTTGCTACTGCGCCCTGAAGATTTACGGATTTATGATCCTAAAGATCTGACGCATACGGGCTTGCTGGGTCACGTCATCGAAAGTAATTATAAAGGCAGCACCTTAGATTCGATTATTGAGCTGGCAAATGGTCATGTTATCAAAGCGTCTGAGTTTTTTGATGAAGACGATCCAAGCTTTGATTATAAGTTGAATGAACCAGTCAAAGTCTCGTGGGTTGACGGCTGGGAATGGGTATTGCCAGACGATCCTAATGCTGAGCAAATAGGTGATGGACAAAACTCAACCGTACAAAAGGATGGCAGCTAA
- a CDS encoding carbonic anhydrase — protein MPNDKRPNTGQEALELLKEGNARYVDSLSSTDVLMQRRPELVKDQDPLAIILGCSDARVPVEIVFDQGLGDLFVIRVAGNIVAPSQIGSIEFAAEKFGTKLVVVLGHSHCGAVTACVDALINPEQNYSPNLQSIVDRIRPSVYNLHELATANGQDVDADELVDRSIRANVRMSVSQLKHGSRALEDLTNSGQLLVVGAEYDLETGKVRFLDS, from the coding sequence ATGCCTAATGATAAACGCCCAAACACAGGTCAAGAAGCACTTGAGCTTTTAAAAGAAGGTAATGCACGTTACGTTGATAGCCTTAGCAGCACAGACGTTTTGATGCAGCGACGTCCAGAATTGGTCAAAGACCAAGACCCATTGGCTATTATTTTGGGTTGTTCGGATGCAAGAGTGCCAGTTGAGATTGTATTTGACCAAGGTTTGGGTGATTTGTTTGTCATTCGGGTTGCGGGTAATATCGTAGCACCTTCACAGATCGGCTCGATTGAATTTGCCGCCGAAAAATTCGGTACAAAGCTGGTTGTTGTATTGGGGCATTCACATTGCGGTGCAGTCACGGCTTGCGTAGATGCGCTTATCAACCCAGAACAAAACTACTCTCCTAACTTACAATCCATCGTCGATCGTATTCGCCCAAGCGTTTACAACTTGCACGAACTGGCGACTGCCAATGGTCAAGATGTCGATGCCGATGAGTTGGTTGATCGCTCTATTCGCGCCAATGTCCGCATGTCAGTCAGTCAGCTCAAGCATGGTTCGCGAGCGCTAGAGGATTTAACCAACAGTGGTCAATTGCTTGTCGTTGGTGCAGAGTATGACTTAGAGACAGGAAAAGTGCGGTTCTTAGACAGCTAA
- the gloA gene encoding lactoylglutathione lyase codes for MSTSVTDNNNQTNIAQPESSIKAEGVQAISAQTTGFTFNHTMLRVKDPAKSLAFYTGMLGMTLLALKKFPEMGFDLYFLAKLTESERENLPTGDNLEIFAFRQRGILELTHNYGTETQADFSYHDGNQDPQGFGHICFSVPNLEEAVAWFDKNDVEFKKRPEDGKMKGIAFIKDVDGYWIEIVQAELMR; via the coding sequence ATGTCTACTTCAGTGACCGACAATAATAATCAAACAAACATCGCCCAGCCTGAGAGCAGTATCAAGGCCGAAGGCGTCCAAGCTATCTCTGCTCAAACCACGGGCTTTACGTTCAATCACACCATGCTACGAGTCAAAGACCCTGCAAAATCCTTAGCGTTTTATACGGGTATGCTCGGTATGACGTTGCTTGCCCTAAAAAAATTCCCTGAGATGGGATTTGATTTATATTTTTTGGCCAAGCTTACGGAGAGTGAACGAGAAAACTTACCGACAGGTGATAATTTAGAAATTTTTGCCTTCCGTCAGCGTGGTATTTTAGAATTGACCCATAATTATGGTACCGAAACCCAAGCGGACTTTAGCTATCATGATGGCAATCAAGACCCACAAGGTTTTGGTCATATCTGCTTTAGCGTGCCCAATCTAGAAGAAGCGGTGGCTTGGTTTGACAAAAATGACGTTGAGTTTAAAAAGCGTCCAGAAGATGGCAAGATGAAAGGCATTGCCTTTATCAAAGACGTTGATGGCTACTGGATTGAGATCGTACAAGCCGAATTGATGCGTTAA
- a CDS encoding mechanosensitive ion channel family protein → MPTSEAETAANVSTAVETVPPEALTYHSIINSANEIVVGFLERIPYFVASIVVILIFWFLSIIFKKVVQKVLGSRIHHQNLVKVFQRVGGALIIFVGVMIAMVIAVPGFTPAKLIGALGIGSVAIGFAFKDIFQNLLSGILLLISEPFRIGDQIVSGEYEGTVEDIKIRATTIRTYDGRQVVIPNSDLYTSALTVNTAYKQRRLQVAVGIGYEDDIEAAKAEIIQALNKADSVSKKAEPSVIATGFGDSTIDLMVRWFIEDGTQANKVASIHEVIVEIKTALDTAGVNIPFPIRTIDLSDPSVTAIVKKLNDERAINHEQNAKSHKGANESALE, encoded by the coding sequence ATGCCTACCTCTGAGGCAGAAACAGCAGCCAATGTTTCGACAGCGGTCGAAACCGTACCACCTGAGGCGCTGACCTATCACAGCATCATCAATTCAGCAAATGAGATAGTGGTTGGCTTTCTTGAACGTATTCCTTATTTTGTAGCATCAATCGTCGTTATCCTGATTTTTTGGTTCTTATCGATTATCTTTAAAAAAGTGGTGCAAAAAGTCTTAGGCAGTCGCATTCACCATCAAAACTTGGTGAAGGTATTTCAGCGCGTAGGCGGCGCCTTGATTATCTTTGTAGGTGTGATGATTGCTATGGTAATTGCGGTGCCAGGATTCACTCCTGCCAAGTTGATTGGCGCACTTGGTATTGGCTCTGTGGCGATTGGTTTTGCTTTTAAAGATATTTTTCAGAACTTATTGTCAGGTATCCTGCTACTCATCTCAGAGCCGTTTCGTATCGGCGATCAGATCGTGTCGGGAGAATACGAAGGGACCGTTGAGGACATCAAAATTCGCGCTACAACCATCCGGACTTATGATGGGCGACAAGTGGTGATTCCCAATTCTGATTTGTACACGTCAGCATTGACCGTCAATACCGCGTATAAGCAGCGCCGTTTACAAGTCGCGGTTGGCATTGGCTACGAAGATGATATCGAGGCGGCAAAAGCGGAGATCATACAAGCACTTAATAAGGCTGATAGTGTCTCTAAAAAAGCAGAGCCGAGTGTAATAGCAACTGGTTTTGGTGATTCCACGATCGATTTGATGGTGCGCTGGTTTATCGAAGATGGTACGCAAGCCAACAAAGTGGCCTCCATTCACGAAGTTATTGTTGAGATTAAGACAGCCCTAGATACCGCAGGGGTGAACATACCATTCCCTATTAGGACGATTGATTTGAGTGATCCATCAGTGACAGCCATTGTCAAAAAACTCAATGACGAACGTGCTATCAATCATGAGCAAAATGCGAAGAGTCATAAAGGTGCGAATGAATCTGCACTAGAGTAA